One part of the Cyclobacteriaceae bacterium genome encodes these proteins:
- the katG gene encoding catalase/peroxidase HPI produces MENKAATMNGESKCPFHAGKQTAGGGTRNRDWWPNQLKLNVLRQHSSLSNPMGEQFNYAQEFKKLDYEGLKKDLHALMTDSQDWWPADFGHYGPLFIRMAWHSAGTYRTGDGRGGAGAGQQRFAPLNSWPDNTNLDKARRLLWPIKQKYGKKISWADLMVLAGNVALESMGFKTFGFAGGREDVWEPQEDVYWGSESKWLDDNRYTGERDLENPLAAVQMGLIYVNPEGPNGNPDPLKAAIDIRETFKRMAMNDEETVALIAGGHTFGKTHGAAPATHVGPDPEAAGIEEQGLGWKSSYGSGKAGDTITSGIEVTWTTTPTKWSNNFFWNLFGYEWELTKSPAGAHQWKPKHGAGAGTVPDAFDKSKRHEPRMLTTDLSLRFDPIYEKISRRFMENPDEFADAFARAWFKLTHRDMGPIARYLGPEVPKEELIWQDPIPAVKHKLIDDKDIAALKVKILASGLTVSQLVSTAWASASTFRGSDKRGGANGARIRLAPQKNWEVNNPTQLAKVLQTLEGIQKDFNTGGKHVSLADLIVLAGCAGVEQAAKNAGHSVTVPFTPGRGDASQEQTDVESFEVLEPIADGFRNYMKKKYTVSAEELLVDKAQLLTLTAPELTVLVGGMRVLNTNFDNSKHGVFTKKPEALTNDFFMNLLDMSTTWSAIADVQDVFEGRDRKTGTVKWTGTRVDLVFGSNSELRALAEVYACADAQEKFVKDFVAAWNKVMNLDRFDLN; encoded by the coding sequence ATGGAAAATAAAGCAGCAACAATGAATGGTGAAAGCAAGTGTCCGTTTCATGCGGGTAAGCAAACCGCAGGAGGTGGAACGCGAAACCGTGACTGGTGGCCTAACCAATTGAAATTAAATGTTCTACGTCAACACTCTTCCTTGTCCAATCCAATGGGCGAACAATTCAATTATGCCCAGGAATTCAAGAAACTTGATTATGAAGGATTAAAGAAAGATTTGCATGCGTTGATGACCGATTCGCAAGACTGGTGGCCGGCAGATTTTGGTCACTATGGGCCGTTATTCATTCGTATGGCCTGGCATAGTGCCGGTACGTACCGCACTGGCGATGGACGCGGTGGAGCAGGTGCCGGGCAGCAGCGCTTTGCGCCACTGAATAGCTGGCCAGATAACACGAACCTTGATAAAGCGCGCAGGTTACTGTGGCCTATTAAACAGAAATATGGAAAGAAAATCTCTTGGGCCGACTTGATGGTTCTTGCGGGTAACGTTGCCCTTGAATCGATGGGCTTTAAAACTTTTGGTTTTGCCGGAGGTCGTGAAGATGTATGGGAACCCCAGGAGGATGTGTATTGGGGATCGGAAAGCAAATGGTTGGATGATAACCGATACACCGGTGAGCGTGATCTTGAAAACCCGCTAGCTGCTGTACAGATGGGATTGATTTATGTGAACCCGGAAGGCCCGAACGGCAATCCTGATCCGCTAAAAGCGGCCATTGATATTCGCGAGACGTTTAAGCGCATGGCGATGAACGATGAAGAAACCGTTGCTTTGATTGCGGGTGGTCACACCTTCGGAAAAACCCATGGTGCTGCCCCGGCAACACACGTTGGCCCAGATCCTGAAGCAGCCGGCATTGAAGAACAAGGCTTGGGTTGGAAAAGCAGCTATGGTTCAGGTAAAGCTGGCGATACCATTACCAGTGGCATTGAAGTTACCTGGACAACAACACCCACCAAGTGGAGCAATAACTTTTTCTGGAACCTGTTCGGTTACGAGTGGGAGTTAACAAAAAGCCCTGCCGGAGCACACCAGTGGAAACCCAAACACGGTGCAGGTGCCGGTACCGTTCCCGATGCCTTCGATAAATCGAAACGCCATGAGCCACGCATGCTCACCACCGATCTTTCCTTAAGGTTTGATCCGATTTATGAGAAGATTTCCAGGCGCTTTATGGAAAATCCGGATGAGTTTGCCGATGCATTTGCGCGTGCATGGTTTAAGTTAACCCATCGTGACATGGGCCCGATTGCACGCTACCTCGGTCCAGAAGTGCCGAAGGAGGAATTGATCTGGCAAGATCCTATTCCTGCTGTAAAACATAAACTGATTGATGATAAAGACATTGCCGCATTGAAAGTCAAAATACTGGCTTCCGGCTTAACGGTATCACAACTGGTTTCCACAGCATGGGCTTCTGCTTCCACTTTCCGTGGATCAGATAAACGCGGAGGAGCAAACGGTGCACGCATTCGTCTTGCCCCACAGAAGAATTGGGAAGTGAACAACCCCACTCAACTGGCAAAAGTGTTACAAACGCTTGAGGGCATTCAAAAAGATTTCAACACAGGCGGCAAGCATGTTTCACTGGCCGATTTGATTGTGCTGGCCGGATGTGCCGGTGTTGAGCAGGCCGCGAAGAATGCAGGTCACAGCGTAACGGTACCGTTTACACCAGGCCGTGGTGATGCTTCACAAGAGCAAACCGATGTAGAATCATTTGAAGTGCTGGAGCCCATTGCCGATGGTTTCCGCAACTACATGAAGAAAAAATACACGGTATCCGCAGAGGAGTTGCTGGTTGACAAAGCGCAACTGTTAACCCTTACCGCACCTGAACTTACCGTGTTGGTAGGCGGTATGCGGGTACTCAACACCAACTTTGATAACTCGAAGCATGGTGTATTTACCAAAAAGCCAGAGGCGCTCACGAATGACTTTTTCATGAACCTGTTGGATATGAGTACAACCTGGTCAGCGATAGCAGATGTGCAGGATGTGTTTGAAGGTCGTGATCGTAAAACGGGCACCGTAAAGTGGACGGGCACACGTGTGGATCTTGTATTTGGATCAAACTCTGAGTTACGGGCATTAGCTGAAGTTTATGCTTGTGCCGATGCGCAGGAGAAATTCGTTAAGGACTTTGTGGCTGCCTGGAACAAGGTGATGAATCTTGATCGTTTCGATTTGAATTAA
- a CDS encoding LysR family transcriptional regulator: protein MTLTQLEYIVALDTWRHFVLASEKCFVTQPTLSMQIQKLEEELEVKIFDRTKQPVVPTEIGVGIIAQARIVLREAGFINQLIAEQKNTMAGELRMGIIPTLAPYLLPQLFKNISQKYPQVKLTVKETITEDVVHDLKQNRIDCGIVVTPLNDHSVNEDVLFYEELFVYVSKRNVLHNKKYVLPSEIDPNQLWLLEEGHCFRSQILNLCELRKHSDFHFNYETGNIETLKRMVDNTDGITILPELAVMEFNKAQLNQVKRLREPSPAREVSLVTHRDHLKTKLLKTLKEEILAIVPKPMHKLQNKKVVEINY from the coding sequence ATGACATTAACCCAACTGGAGTACATCGTGGCCCTTGACACCTGGCGGCATTTTGTACTGGCCTCCGAAAAGTGTTTTGTAACCCAGCCCACCCTCAGTATGCAAATTCAAAAGCTGGAGGAAGAACTGGAGGTAAAGATTTTCGATCGCACCAAGCAACCGGTTGTCCCTACCGAAATTGGCGTTGGTATTATCGCACAGGCGCGTATTGTACTGCGTGAGGCTGGGTTTATAAACCAACTGATAGCCGAACAAAAAAACACTATGGCCGGTGAACTTCGCATGGGCATTATTCCAACGCTTGCCCCCTACCTGTTGCCTCAGCTTTTCAAAAACATCAGCCAAAAATACCCACAGGTAAAACTTACTGTTAAAGAAACGATTACTGAAGATGTAGTGCACGATTTAAAACAAAACCGAATTGACTGTGGAATTGTAGTAACACCATTAAACGACCATTCGGTAAATGAAGATGTTTTGTTTTATGAAGAGCTGTTTGTTTATGTTTCAAAAAGGAATGTACTGCACAATAAAAAGTACGTATTACCCTCTGAAATAGACCCTAACCAACTTTGGTTGTTGGAAGAAGGGCATTGTTTCCGGTCGCAGATTTTAAACTTATGCGAGCTGCGTAAGCATTCTGATTTTCACTTTAACTATGAAACCGGAAACATCGAAACCCTGAAAAGAATGGTGGACAACACCGATGGGATTACTATTTTACCCGAACTGGCCGTAATGGAATTCAATAAAGCTCAATTGAACCAGGTAAAAAGATTGAGAGAACCAAGTCCGGCACGCGAGGTAAGCCTGGTAACACATCGTGATCACTTGAAGACAAAACTACTTAAAACACTGAAAGAAGAGATTTTGGCCATTGTACCCAAGCCCATGCATAAATTGCAAAACAAGAAGGTTGTGGAGATCAATTATTGA
- a CDS encoding OsmC family protein gives MDKKKKQRTIIFYKTYFDDADEPVDKGGKDIGFSPKELLASALAACTSATVRMYADRKHWPLDEVKIDINLERDEVTNKTVINRKVQFIGTLDDEQRKRLLAVANACPVHKILTNPIEINTSL, from the coding sequence GTGGACAAAAAGAAGAAACAGAGGACTATTATTTTCTATAAGACCTACTTTGACGATGCAGACGAACCAGTAGATAAAGGTGGAAAAGATATTGGATTTTCCCCGAAAGAATTACTTGCGTCAGCATTAGCGGCCTGCACCAGTGCAACAGTACGTATGTATGCTGACCGCAAGCATTGGCCATTAGACGAAGTAAAAATTGATATTAACTTAGAGCGAGATGAAGTGACCAACAAAACTGTTATTAATCGAAAAGTTCAATTCATTGGCACTCTGGATGACGAACAACGGAAAAGATTACTCGCAGTAGCCAATGCCTGTCCGGTACATAAAATTCTAACCAATCCGATTGAAATAAATACCAGCTTATAA
- a CDS encoding DinB family protein → MLDTHWKNKIDTVTEKFVERFGALTITQLNHKPDRNVWSVAQNIAHLILLNSSYFRYFDEIKKGNHVLPSGSPEQQAAESLRIIHPYTSSDRLKRAGTWTIWQPANEIFDSRILSDFSDHQSVFKNHIVGLQNFYSQSTYIKYPGETELVFRLEDCIDFLIEHENRHWIQANEVTANKS, encoded by the coding sequence ATGCTGGATACCCATTGGAAAAATAAAATCGACACGGTAACAGAAAAATTTGTAGAGCGCTTTGGAGCACTGACTATCACACAGCTCAACCACAAACCCGATCGAAATGTGTGGAGTGTGGCTCAAAACATAGCCCACCTTATTTTATTAAATAGCTCATACTTCCGATATTTTGATGAAATAAAAAAAGGCAATCATGTTTTGCCGTCAGGCTCACCTGAGCAGCAGGCAGCTGAGTCCTTACGAATAATACACCCTTACACCAGTAGCGACAGGCTAAAAAGAGCTGGTACATGGACCATCTGGCAGCCCGCAAATGAAATCTTTGACTCAAGGATATTGAGTGATTTCTCAGATCATCAATCCGTTTTTAAAAATCACATTGTGGGGCTTCAAAACTTCTACTCGCAGTCAACTTATATAAAATACCCGGGAGAGACAGAACTTGTTTTTCGATTGGAGGACTGCATCGATTTCTTAATTGAGCATGAAAATCGTCATTGGATACAGGCTAATGAAGTTACTGCAAACAAAAGCTAA
- the glmM gene encoding phosphoglucosamine mutase, which translates to MSLIKSISGFRGTLGGKPGDNLTPVDVVKFAAAFGTWVISRKGKKVVIGRDARISGEMVSTLVSSTLQALGLDVVDLGLSTTPTVEIAVPLEKAGGGIILTASHNPGEWNALKLLNEKGEFISAADGAAVLRLAEADNFSFAEVNKLGKYTRNDSYIKKHIDLILKSKWVDVKAIKKAKFTIAVDAVNSTGGISVPPLLKRLGVKKVVEVYCEPTGKFPHNPEPLPENIKAICSAVKKNKCHLGIVVDPDVDRLALVQEDGKPFGEEYTLVAVADYILKKKKGNTVSNLSSTRALRDVTEKAGGIYTAASVGEVNVVNVMKETKAIIGGEGNGGVIFPELHYGRDALMGIALFLTHLAKAGMKASALRKTYPDYFISKNKIELTPGINVDAVLEAVQRKYAHEKINTADGVKIDFESSKEWVHLRKSNTEPIIRIYAESQDAKKADALARRIMDDISSLIRK; encoded by the coding sequence TTGTCACTGATCAAATCTATTTCTGGTTTCCGTGGTACCCTTGGTGGCAAGCCAGGTGACAACCTTACCCCTGTTGATGTTGTAAAATTTGCGGCCGCTTTTGGCACATGGGTTATCTCCCGAAAGGGAAAAAAAGTTGTGATTGGGCGGGATGCCCGAATTTCAGGTGAAATGGTAAGCACATTGGTGAGTTCAACCCTTCAGGCATTGGGATTGGATGTTGTTGATCTTGGTCTTTCCACTACGCCTACTGTTGAAATTGCTGTACCGCTTGAAAAAGCCGGAGGAGGAATTATCCTTACGGCCAGCCATAACCCTGGCGAATGGAATGCCCTAAAGCTGCTCAATGAAAAAGGGGAGTTTATTTCCGCAGCTGATGGCGCTGCTGTATTGCGTCTTGCAGAAGCCGACAACTTTTCTTTCGCTGAGGTAAACAAACTCGGCAAGTACACACGCAACGATTCGTATATCAAAAAACACATCGACTTGATTTTGAAAAGTAAGTGGGTAGATGTGAAGGCAATAAAAAAAGCAAAATTTACGATTGCCGTAGATGCCGTTAATTCAACCGGGGGAATTTCGGTACCCCCATTATTGAAAAGACTGGGTGTGAAAAAAGTAGTGGAAGTGTATTGTGAACCTACCGGAAAGTTTCCCCACAATCCGGAACCACTACCGGAAAACATTAAGGCTATTTGCTCAGCTGTTAAAAAAAATAAATGCCATCTAGGCATTGTGGTTGATCCGGATGTTGATCGGCTTGCTTTAGTGCAGGAAGATGGTAAACCTTTTGGTGAAGAATACACGCTGGTGGCGGTTGCCGATTATATTTTAAAAAAGAAAAAAGGGAACACGGTTTCCAATCTTTCTTCAACACGTGCGTTACGCGATGTTACCGAAAAAGCAGGAGGCATATATACGGCTGCTTCGGTGGGTGAAGTGAACGTGGTAAATGTAATGAAGGAAACGAAGGCCATCATTGGCGGTGAAGGAAATGGTGGCGTTATTTTTCCCGAGCTGCATTATGGCCGCGATGCACTGATGGGCATAGCTTTATTTTTAACACACCTGGCAAAGGCGGGGATGAAAGCTTCCGCCTTGCGAAAAACCTATCCGGATTATTTTATCTCCAAAAATAAAATTGAACTCACACCGGGTATAAATGTAGATGCTGTTTTGGAAGCTGTGCAAAGGAAGTACGCACACGAAAAAATCAACACGGCTGATGGGGTTAAGATAGATTTTGAGTCCTCTAAAGAGTGGGTGCATTTGCGCAAATCAAACACGGAACCAATTATCCGGATCTATGCGGAATCGCAGGATGCTAAAAAGGCTGATGCCCTGGCCAGGCGGATAATGGATGACATCAGCAGTTTGATCAGGAAATAA
- a CDS encoding acetyl-CoA hydrolase/transferase family protein, giving the protein MYPKIVSAREAVKVIESGNRVFVHGSAATPQFLLKALAKRAHELKHVELVAVSTLGELELAKPEYAESFYINSLFVSENIRGAINDGRGNYIPIFLSEISRLFEKNILPLDVALLHISPPDKHGLCSLGVSVDVARAAAKHAKHIIAQVNPNMPRTHGDGFIDIHQIHTLVETDDNLPEVNYAAQITDCDRTIGKYVAELVEDRSTLQMGIGAIPDAVLESLTHCKDLGVHTEMFSNGVIDLMKKGVITNKYKKKHRGKTVTSFAIGSRDLYSFVDDNPQFAFLEAEYVNDGRIIRTNPKVVAINSAIEIDITGQVCADSIGTYQYSGVGGQMDFIRGASLSEGGKPIIAMGSATKKGASKIVPYLKQGAGVVTTRAHMHYVVTEYGVAYLYGKNLRQRAYELMHIAHPDNREALEQEIIKRFGSNVYAVQ; this is encoded by the coding sequence ATGTATCCCAAAATTGTATCGGCCCGCGAAGCTGTAAAAGTAATTGAATCGGGCAATCGTGTTTTTGTGCATGGTAGTGCTGCTACTCCACAGTTCTTGTTAAAAGCATTGGCCAAACGCGCACATGAATTAAAACATGTTGAACTGGTGGCCGTGAGTACTCTGGGTGAACTGGAACTTGCCAAACCAGAGTACGCTGAAAGTTTTTATATCAATTCCCTGTTTGTGTCAGAAAACATTCGGGGCGCCATTAATGATGGACGTGGAAATTACATTCCAATATTCCTAAGTGAGATTTCGCGATTGTTTGAAAAGAATATCCTTCCGCTTGATGTAGCCCTTCTGCACATATCCCCTCCGGATAAACACGGATTGTGTTCTCTTGGAGTTTCGGTAGATGTTGCACGGGCAGCCGCCAAGCATGCCAAGCACATTATTGCCCAGGTAAACCCCAACATGCCGCGTACGCATGGTGATGGCTTTATTGATATTCATCAGATACATACACTGGTAGAAACAGATGATAACCTGCCCGAGGTTAATTACGCAGCACAAATTACCGATTGTGACCGCACTATTGGAAAATATGTAGCCGAACTTGTGGAAGATCGTAGCACGCTGCAAATGGGTATTGGCGCAATCCCCGATGCGGTGCTGGAAAGCTTAACGCACTGTAAGGATTTAGGGGTGCATACCGAAATGTTTTCGAATGGTGTGATTGACCTGATGAAGAAAGGTGTGATCACCAATAAGTACAAAAAGAAACACCGCGGCAAGACAGTAACTTCCTTTGCCATTGGCTCACGTGACCTGTATTCATTTGTAGATGACAATCCACAATTTGCTTTTCTGGAAGCTGAATATGTGAATGATGGTCGTATTATCCGCACCAACCCCAAGGTAGTGGCTATTAACAGTGCTATTGAAATTGATATCACCGGGCAAGTGTGTGCTGATTCGATTGGTACCTACCAGTATTCCGGTGTTGGCGGGCAAATGGATTTTATACGGGGCGCTTCATTATCAGAAGGCGGCAAGCCCATTATCGCCATGGGCTCTGCTACCAAAAAAGGTGCTTCTAAGATTGTTCCGTATTTAAAACAAGGTGCGGGTGTGGTAACCACGCGGGCACACATGCATTACGTAGTTACCGAATATGGCGTAGCGTATCTGTACGGCAAAAATTTACGTCAGCGAGCATATGAGTTAATGCACATTGCACACCCTGATAACCGTGAAGCCTTAGAGCAGGAAATTATCAAGCGGTTTGGAAGCAATGTGTACGCAGTGCAATAA
- a CDS encoding cysteine desulfurase: MRIYLDNAATTPLDPEVFEAMKPFMLEDFGNPSSTHAHGRKVRAAIESSRKKIAELLNCTPGEIIFTSGGTEADNAILVCAAETYNIRHIISSPIEHHAVTHTLENLTNHGKAQLHMVKLEEKGHVDLNDLEALLKKYPNAMVSLMHANNEIGNLLDINRVGELCEANGAFFHSDTVQTIGHYRHDMRSLKVCGMTAGAHKFHGPKGAGFMYIRKDKKIHSFIHGGAQERNMRGGTENVYGIIGLAKALEIAYREMDEHVKHITALKSHMIEKLKENIPGVMFNGDSANLERSLYTVLNVSLPETDDSGLLLFNLDLQGISASGGSACSSGATTGSHVLAALYPESKRSAVRFSFSKYNTDEEIDYAVDKLAEVYKVEV, encoded by the coding sequence ATGCGCATTTACCTCGATAACGCAGCCACCACGCCCCTCGACCCCGAAGTTTTTGAAGCCATGAAGCCTTTTATGCTTGAAGATTTCGGTAACCCATCCTCTACACACGCCCACGGGCGCAAGGTGCGCGCGGCTATTGAGTCGTCAAGAAAGAAGATTGCTGAGTTGTTGAATTGTACCCCGGGTGAAATCATATTTACTTCGGGTGGCACTGAGGCTGACAATGCAATTTTGGTATGCGCTGCGGAAACGTATAACATCAGACATATCATCTCGTCCCCCATCGAACACCACGCAGTAACCCATACGCTTGAAAACCTAACCAACCATGGTAAGGCTCAGTTGCACATGGTTAAGTTGGAAGAGAAAGGCCATGTTGACCTCAACGACCTTGAAGCGTTACTAAAAAAATATCCCAACGCGATGGTTTCACTGATGCACGCCAATAATGAAATCGGAAACCTGTTGGACATTAACCGTGTTGGTGAGTTATGCGAAGCAAACGGAGCATTTTTTCATTCCGATACCGTACAAACAATTGGGCATTATCGCCACGACATGCGCTCGTTGAAGGTGTGCGGCATGACAGCCGGTGCACATAAGTTCCACGGCCCCAAAGGTGCGGGCTTCATGTACATCCGTAAGGACAAGAAAATTCATTCCTTCATTCATGGTGGAGCACAAGAGCGTAACATGCGTGGCGGAACGGAAAATGTTTACGGTATTATCGGGTTGGCAAAAGCACTGGAGATAGCCTATCGCGAAATGGATGAGCATGTAAAGCACATCACCGCATTAAAATCACATATGATTGAAAAGCTAAAGGAAAATATTCCGGGTGTTATGTTCAATGGCGACTCTGCTAATCTTGAGCGAAGCCTCTATACCGTATTGAATGTAAGCTTGCCGGAAACCGATGATAGCGGTTTGCTTCTTTTCAACCTTGACCTTCAGGGCATATCCGCATCGGGCGGAAGTGCCTGTTCAAGTGGTGCTACCACGGGCTCGCATGTCTTAGCGGCATTATATCCGGAATCAAAACGGTCGGCCGTACGCTTCTCATTTAGCAAGTACAATACGGACGAAGAAATAGATTACGCAGTAGATAAACTTGCGGAAGTTTATAAAGTAGAAGTTTAA
- a CDS encoding DUF2520 domain-containing protein, with the protein MSSSVSFAGSGNLAWHLAPALDNAGYSVREVYSRNPSHAAALVERLYEAEVKATLDFSTSDSRLFIIAVSDDAIEEVAREIILPDDAILVHTSGSQSLSKLGYAATPDIGVFYPLQTFSKTRKIDFNDLPIFIESESEGVEKILIKMGHAISRQVFSIDSDKRKALHVAAVFASNFTNHMLRISKQVADQNDLDFDWLKPLIAEALNKSLAIGPEQAQTGPAKRGDLETLDRHMAFLQQDEKLAELYRVISQHIVDSNE; encoded by the coding sequence ATGAGCAGTTCGGTATCGTTTGCAGGATCAGGAAATTTAGCGTGGCATCTGGCACCCGCGTTGGATAATGCCGGTTACTCCGTGCGCGAAGTATACAGCAGAAATCCTTCCCATGCCGCTGCACTGGTGGAAAGGCTTTATGAAGCGGAGGTTAAAGCTACATTGGATTTCTCTACCAGTGATTCACGGTTGTTTATTATCGCGGTTTCCGATGATGCTATAGAAGAGGTGGCGCGCGAAATTATTTTGCCCGATGATGCCATTTTGGTCCACACGTCAGGCAGCCAGTCGTTAAGCAAATTAGGTTATGCCGCAACACCCGACATTGGCGTGTTTTACCCTTTACAAACGTTTAGTAAAACCCGAAAAATTGACTTTAATGATCTGCCGATTTTTATTGAAAGCGAATCAGAAGGAGTAGAGAAAATTTTGATAAAAATGGGGCATGCCATTTCCCGGCAGGTATTCAGTATTGATTCGGACAAACGTAAGGCTTTACACGTGGCGGCTGTGTTTGCTTCTAACTTCACCAACCACATGCTGCGTATTTCTAAACAAGTGGCAGACCAAAATGATCTCGACTTCGATTGGCTGAAACCCTTAATAGCTGAAGCGCTGAATAAGAGCCTTGCCATCGGACCAGAACAAGCTCAAACCGGCCCGGCCAAACGTGGCGACCTGGAAACGCTCGACAGGCACATGGCCTTTTTACAACAAGATGAAAAACTCGCAGAGTTGTACCGGGTGATCAGTCAACATATTGTGGATAGTAATGAATAA